From Prevotella melaninogenica, the proteins below share one genomic window:
- the nhaA gene encoding Na+/H+ antiporter NhaA: MRQRVEKKLNQHLMLPIKLFMGREKSGGIVLILSVTLAMILANSNIAESYFHFFEQEVGFIVNGEPYLNYSLHHWINDGLMAMFFFVVGLELKREFIGGELADIRNTILPIGAAIGGMIVPALIFLSLNIGTPQTMGWGIPMATDIAFALGVVYLLGDKVPVSAKVFLTTLAIVDDLGAVLVIAFFYTSELSIASLLFGLGFLAVMFIGNRLGIKSLFFYAALGIGGVWVTFLLSGIHATIAAVLAAFMIPADAKINESVYLKRMKKLTRRFEHEEANEVRTLEEGQVDVLTHIQHDTEIAIPLLQQLEHKMSPIVTFLIMPIFAIANAGISFTDLSLSDIFSTHVALGVTLGLLLGKPIGIIGATFLMVKMRWATLPSAITRRTLLGLGMLASIGFTMSMFISTLAFTDELLMTQAKLGIFLASILGGIGGYVLLNKKSK; encoded by the coding sequence ATGAGACAACGAGTTGAAAAGAAGCTAAACCAGCATTTGATGCTACCGATAAAGCTGTTTATGGGTAGGGAGAAGTCAGGAGGTATCGTTCTGATTCTCAGTGTCACCTTAGCAATGATATTGGCAAACAGCAATATTGCTGAGAGCTACTTCCATTTCTTTGAACAGGAAGTAGGCTTTATCGTCAACGGAGAGCCTTATCTGAATTATAGTCTGCACCATTGGATTAATGATGGCTTAATGGCTATGTTCTTCTTTGTGGTCGGCTTAGAGTTGAAAAGAGAATTCATCGGTGGCGAACTGGCTGACATCAGAAACACCATTCTACCTATCGGTGCAGCAATAGGCGGTATGATTGTACCTGCCTTAATATTTTTAAGTCTGAACATAGGTACCCCACAAACGATGGGATGGGGAATACCGATGGCAACTGACATTGCTTTTGCCTTAGGAGTAGTATATCTTTTGGGCGATAAAGTACCCGTATCGGCAAAGGTTTTCCTTACAACGCTTGCCATAGTAGACGACCTTGGGGCTGTGCTTGTCATCGCCTTCTTCTACACTTCCGAACTCTCTATTGCGAGTTTGCTCTTTGGTTTGGGCTTTCTTGCAGTGATGTTTATAGGAAACAGACTCGGTATCAAGAGCCTATTCTTCTATGCCGCACTCGGTATCGGTGGTGTATGGGTAACCTTCTTGCTGTCAGGAATCCACGCAACGATTGCTGCCGTACTTGCTGCCTTTATGATTCCAGCCGATGCGAAGATTAACGAGTCGGTCTATCTCAAGCGTATGAAGAAACTGACAAGACGCTTTGAGCATGAGGAAGCTAACGAGGTGAGAACCTTGGAGGAGGGACAGGTGGACGTGCTGACACATATACAGCACGACACCGAGATTGCAATTCCCTTGCTGCAACAGCTTGAACATAAGATGTCACCTATCGTTACCTTCTTGATCATGCCTATCTTTGCAATTGCCAATGCTGGTATCAGCTTCACGGATTTAAGTCTATCTGACATCTTCTCTACCCACGTAGCACTCGGAGTGACATTGGGTCTGCTCTTAGGAAAACCGATTGGTATTATCGGAGCAACTTTCTTAATGGTAAAAATGCGTTGGGCAACCCTTCCAAGTGCCATCACTCGTCGCACACTGCTGGGCTTAGGTATGCTTGCCTCTATCGGCTTCACCATGTCAATGTTCATCTCTACCCTCGCCTTCACCGACGAGCTATTGATGACACAAGCAAAGTTGGGTATCTTCCTCGCCTCCATCTTAGGCGGAATAGGTGGGTATGTGCTGCTGAATAAGAAAAGTAAGTAA
- a CDS encoding DUF2188 domain-containing protein — protein MGKNQHVVPKDGRWGVRGEGNSRLTSTFDTQAEAIERAREISRN, from the coding sequence ATGGGTAAAAACCAACATGTTGTCCCAAAAGATGGACGATGGGGAGTTAGAGGAGAAGGTAATTCCAGGTTAACTTCAACTTTTGATACTCAAGCAGAGGCTATTGAGAGAGCTCGTGAGATTTCAAGAAATTAG
- a CDS encoding restriction endonuclease subunit S, producing the protein MPKTWSNPKIKEVFTINPKNKVLDNINAGFVPMVYIDDGYSGAFKYEKRKWNDIKAGFTHFADGDIAVAKISPCLENRKSMILEKLPNGIGAGTTELYIFRSLNINPKYALYCFKSDSFIQQCIGTFNGVVGQQRVARRIIEEIRFPLPPLSEQLRIVTKIEELFSILNIIATELAM; encoded by the coding sequence TTGCCAAAGACTTGGTCTAATCCAAAGATTAAAGAGGTGTTTACGATTAATCCAAAGAATAAAGTTTTAGACAATATAAATGCAGGTTTTGTCCCTATGGTATATATTGATGATGGATATAGTGGAGCCTTCAAATACGAAAAAAGGAAATGGAATGATATAAAGGCAGGATTTACTCATTTTGCAGATGGTGATATTGCTGTAGCAAAGATTTCTCCTTGTTTAGAAAATCGGAAATCTATGATTCTGGAAAAACTACCTAATGGAATTGGTGCAGGTACAACAGAACTATATATATTTAGAAGTTTAAATATCAACCCTAAATATGCGTTATACTGCTTCAAGTCGGATTCCTTTATACAGCAATGCATTGGTACTTTTAATGGAGTTGTTGGTCAGCAGAGAGTTGCCAGAAGAATAATTGAAGAAATAAGATTTCCCCTTCCTCCCCTATCAGAACAGCTGCGAATTGTTACCAAAATAGAAGAACTGTTTTCCATTCTCAATATAATAGCAACAGAATTAGCTATGTAA
- a CDS encoding smalltalk protein → MIKPIWKNILHILVTVLTALATTLGVSSCM, encoded by the coding sequence ATGATTAAACCTATTTGGAAGAATATCTTGCATATTCTCGTTACCGTACTCACAGCATTAGCAACCACATTGGGCGTCAGTTCTTGTATGTAA
- a CDS encoding HU family DNA-binding protein — translation MSIKFRMYQDNRKNSKRKGYWYARAVSPDLVSVKDLALRISERCTVTEPDILAVISALVFEMNQVLKDGNRVKLDGLGTFRVGIHSQGVQKAEDFNAQRDIYGAHVLFSPTVTIDAMKRRVKTLISGLRIQEAVQYDAPKAAEKAKNKGKKKENKPSAGPEPGEATATTEGHA, via the coding sequence ATGTCAATCAAATTTCGTATGTATCAGGACAATCGTAAGAACAGCAAGCGCAAGGGTTATTGGTATGCCCGTGCGGTGTCTCCCGACCTTGTTAGTGTTAAGGATCTCGCTCTGCGTATCAGTGAGCGATGCACCGTAACTGAGCCCGACATTTTGGCTGTCATCAGTGCGTTGGTGTTCGAGATGAATCAGGTTCTCAAGGATGGTAACCGTGTGAAGCTCGACGGATTGGGAACTTTCCGCGTAGGTATTCACTCACAGGGTGTTCAGAAGGCGGAAGACTTTAACGCACAGAGAGATATCTACGGTGCGCATGTGCTTTTCTCGCCAACGGTGACTATCGATGCGATGAAGCGTCGTGTGAAGACCCTCATCAGCGGTTTGCGTATTCAGGAGGCTGTGCAGTATGATGCGCCTAAGGCTGCCGAGAAGGCGAAGAACAAGGGCAAGAAGAAGGAGAACAAGCCTTCTGCTGGTCCAGAGCCAGGTGAGGCTACTGCCACTACTGAGGGCCACGCATAG
- a CDS encoding YfhO family protein codes for MKTWKRFLPDVLVVVLFAVISFAYFFVPVTQGKILYRHDASAGVGSAQEMTEYQNRTGEATRWTNAIFGGMPTYQMSPSYQSTDGLSQVMNAYHLWLPDNVWFLFVYLLGFYILLRAFDFRQSLAALGSIMWAFSSYFLIIIAAGHLWKVMALAYLPPMIAGIVLAYRGRYLSGFIVTAIFTAFEVKANHVQMTYYYLFIVLFMVIGYLVQAVRQKQLVGFLKASGVLAVAALIGILINLSSLYHTWEYQKESMRGKSELLKADGANQTSSGLDRDYITQWSYGIDETMTLLVPDAKGGASVPLSQSSTAMSKVDPQIQSMIPQLYDAFPQYFGTQPGTSGPVYVGAFVLFLFILGLFLVKGTMKWALLAATILSVLLSWGHNFMGFTNFFLDYIPMYAKFRTVASILVIAEFTIPLLAALTLKRLVDEPELLGQKMKYAYISLGLTAGVALLVALFPDMMGPFVSDQERQMINSIQGMDGNTAGTILANVSAMRAAMVSSDAWRSVIVILIGFALLFAYKMKKLRADYMVAGLLVLCLVDMWQVDKRYLNDEMFVPKSERDMPQQPTAADLEINKDKSLDYRVLNFASNTFNENETSYFHKSIGGYHPAKLRRYQEMIDAYIAPEMQKTMQAIAAAGGNMQAVDGVKIFPVLNMLNTKYFILPLQGGTTAPIQNPYAQGNGWFVNKLTYVDDANAEYAEVGKIDVRHEAVADKKFEATLGQAKVNDSTATVKLDKYEPNNLQYTVNSKNGGVVVFSEIYYPGWTATIDGQPAELGRVNYILRAVSVKPGKHTVVLDFHPTSISTTETIAYIAIVILLLAIAGAGYMEWRKKK; via the coding sequence ATGAAAACTTGGAAAAGATTTCTACCCGATGTACTGGTAGTCGTGTTGTTTGCGGTCATCTCGTTCGCTTACTTCTTCGTTCCGGTCACTCAGGGTAAGATTCTCTATCGCCACGATGCCTCAGCAGGTGTCGGTTCGGCACAGGAAATGACAGAGTATCAGAACCGTACTGGTGAGGCAACACGCTGGACAAACGCCATCTTTGGTGGTATGCCTACCTATCAGATGTCACCATCGTATCAGTCAACAGACGGACTGTCGCAGGTGATGAACGCTTACCACCTTTGGTTGCCCGACAATGTATGGTTTCTTTTTGTCTATCTCTTAGGCTTTTATATTCTGTTGCGAGCCTTTGACTTCCGACAGTCGTTGGCGGCATTGGGTAGTATCATGTGGGCTTTCTCGTCCTATTTCCTCATCATCATTGCTGCCGGTCACCTCTGGAAGGTAATGGCATTGGCTTATCTTCCACCAATGATTGCCGGTATTGTCTTGGCTTATCGAGGACGTTACTTGTCGGGATTCATCGTGACGGCTATCTTCACCGCCTTTGAGGTGAAAGCCAACCACGTACAGATGACATATTACTATCTCTTTATCGTCCTCTTTATGGTCATTGGCTATCTCGTTCAAGCCGTTCGCCAGAAGCAACTCGTGGGTTTCCTCAAGGCTTCGGGCGTATTGGCTGTAGCGGCATTGATTGGTATATTAATCAATCTCTCAAGCCTTTACCACACATGGGAGTATCAGAAAGAGAGTATGCGTGGCAAGAGTGAGTTGCTGAAGGCTGATGGCGCGAACCAGACAAGCTCTGGTCTTGATCGCGACTATATCACTCAGTGGAGTTATGGTATTGATGAGACGATGACCTTACTCGTGCCTGATGCAAAGGGTGGCGCGAGTGTTCCATTGAGCCAAAGCAGTACGGCTATGTCGAAGGTTGACCCACAGATACAGTCAATGATTCCACAGCTCTATGACGCTTTCCCACAGTATTTCGGTACACAGCCGGGTACGAGCGGACCAGTTTACGTCGGTGCATTCGTGCTTTTCCTCTTCATTTTAGGTCTTTTCTTGGTGAAGGGTACGATGAAGTGGGCACTCTTAGCAGCCACAATCCTGTCCGTTCTCCTCTCATGGGGCCATAACTTCATGGGCTTCACCAACTTCTTCCTCGATTACATCCCGATGTATGCGAAGTTCCGAACAGTGGCAAGTATCCTTGTTATCGCCGAGTTCACCATCCCTCTCTTGGCAGCACTGACCTTAAAACGCCTTGTTGACGAGCCCGAACTCTTAGGACAGAAGATGAAGTATGCTTATATCAGCCTTGGTTTGACAGCGGGTGTAGCCCTTTTAGTGGCTTTATTCCCAGACATGATGGGTCCGTTTGTCAGCGATCAGGAACGCCAGATGATTAATAGTATTCAGGGCATGGACGGCAATACGGCAGGAACAATCCTCGCGAATGTCTCTGCGATGCGTGCTGCAATGGTCAGCTCTGACGCTTGGCGTTCGGTTATCGTTATCCTCATCGGCTTTGCGCTGCTCTTCGCTTACAAAATGAAGAAGCTGCGTGCCGACTATATGGTGGCTGGTCTTTTGGTACTTTGCCTCGTGGATATGTGGCAGGTGGATAAACGTTACCTCAATGACGAGATGTTCGTACCAAAGAGTGAGCGCGATATGCCACAGCAGCCAACAGCAGCCGACCTTGAGATTAATAAGGACAAGAGTCTTGACTATCGTGTGCTGAACTTTGCTTCTAACACTTTCAACGAGAACGAGACTTCTTACTTCCATAAGAGTATCGGTGGTTATCACCCTGCTAAGCTCCGTCGTTATCAGGAGATGATTGATGCTTACATCGCTCCAGAGATGCAGAAGACGATGCAGGCGATTGCTGCTGCGGGTGGTAATATGCAGGCGGTTGACGGTGTGAAGATCTTCCCTGTACTGAATATGCTGAATACGAAGTACTTTATTCTTCCGCTGCAGGGTGGCACAACGGCACCAATTCAGAACCCATATGCACAGGGTAACGGCTGGTTTGTTAACAAGCTCACCTATGTCGACGATGCCAACGCTGAATATGCTGAGGTGGGCAAGATTGACGTGCGCCATGAGGCAGTAGCTGATAAGAAGTTTGAGGCGACTTTAGGGCAGGCGAAGGTGAACGACTCTACCGCAACTGTGAAGCTCGATAAGTATGAGCCTAACAACCTGCAGTACACTGTCAACTCAAAGAATGGTGGTGTTGTCGTCTTCTCTGAGATCTATTATCCTGGTTGGACAGCCACTATCGATGGTCAGCCTGCAGAACTCGGTCGTGTGAATTACATCCTCCGTGCTGTAAGCGTGAAGCCGGGTAAGCACACCGTAGTCCTCGACTTCCACCCAACAAGTATCTCAACCACTGAGACCATCGCTTATATTGCGATTGTTATCTTGCTCTTGGCGATTGCGGGGGCAGGATATATGGAGTGGAGGAAGAAGAAGTAG
- a CDS encoding outer membrane beta-barrel protein yields MKTFCTALILLCLTVCISAQTLDNTITIEGRVQDFVTHVDVPGCLVEVLNANDSSVVASQKALKEYQSGEQSWKTSEYWITIPRKEGDYILRVTEDGFMPTYVKLPLHHFYKREISREVATIFLKRPKTVDLKEVVVKATKVKFYHKGDTIVYNADAFQLGEGSMLDALIRQLPGAELSKDGRIYVNGKFVESLLLNGKDFFRGDNTVMFENLPTYMVNQVKVYDRLGENSRFLGQEVAGDKKYVMDVQLKKQYNIGWVGNVETGGGTKERYLARLFAMRFTDHSRLAVYGNMNNLNDDRKPGENDNWSPSDLFGGLTQQQLGGLDYNIDARSGKYKLSGNAQVRHADNTIVNNTNRTNFLANGDTYDRIVANNRNHNFTLSTDHQFYFEFKNANLNIKPCFNYQYYNNKSGYSSLTLNRSFTSFSKAQLDSLYTPMIGRELIRTAINRNLRNGLSIGHSLEGSVSMESLIKFKHSPDHVTLYADASLRHATEDSFDRNRIDYYTNGLQSNTDFRNRYFNNRPDHGYSMTGKVTYSYLVKRGLFFDFSYKYNRTTSNRYSSLYRLDQLADWGINSEHELGILPSVEAYNRVMDIHNSYDSRQTDNTHTLGAFLVWNKRTTKSEWWAQLVPNLSLLSRTMHYHSGNVDTTFTKRSILYNMYSTFIKWRSTDHKYEFMFQYHVNGQAPDMNLFVNILNTTDPLNVTMGNTNLKPSYKHELISHFLRIYPKKGLMWLIEAQYIPTVNAIAMGYTYDKATGQRTFRPDNVNGNWHGQLALGGAGPLTKNRKLDFKAMAGLRYEKSVDLIGLAGTSASNRSIVESLNYIGDLQLNYRLGQSSIGFISKGNWAHVDGTREDFEAFNVSDFNYGLTAQLQLPWDFRLGTDLTMYSRRGYLDKSMNSDDLVWNARLSRSFFKGQLTLLLDGFDILGQLNNVTRTMNAQGITETYSNVIPRYVMLHAVYHFNIIPKKK; encoded by the coding sequence ATGAAAACCTTTTGTACAGCTTTAATTTTGTTATGCCTTACCGTCTGCATATCAGCACAAACCTTAGACAATACGATTACCATTGAAGGTAGAGTGCAAGACTTTGTTACTCATGTAGATGTCCCTGGTTGCTTAGTTGAAGTGCTAAATGCTAATGACAGCTCAGTCGTTGCTTCACAGAAAGCTCTTAAAGAATATCAGAGTGGTGAACAGAGCTGGAAAACATCTGAATATTGGATAACGATTCCACGTAAGGAGGGTGATTATATCCTTCGCGTTACCGAAGATGGTTTTATGCCTACCTACGTAAAGCTCCCACTGCATCATTTTTACAAGCGAGAGATAAGTAGAGAAGTTGCTACTATCTTTCTGAAACGACCGAAAACAGTAGACTTAAAGGAGGTGGTTGTTAAGGCTACAAAGGTGAAGTTCTACCATAAAGGCGACACGATTGTTTATAATGCTGATGCTTTCCAGTTAGGTGAAGGCTCTATGCTCGACGCCCTTATTCGTCAGTTGCCCGGTGCTGAACTAAGCAAGGATGGACGCATATATGTTAATGGAAAGTTTGTTGAGAGTTTGCTTCTCAATGGAAAAGATTTTTTCCGTGGAGATAATACTGTTATGTTTGAGAATCTGCCTACTTATATGGTAAACCAAGTAAAGGTGTATGACCGTCTTGGCGAAAATAGTCGTTTTCTCGGGCAAGAGGTGGCAGGAGACAAGAAATACGTGATGGATGTTCAACTGAAAAAGCAATACAACATTGGATGGGTAGGTAATGTGGAAACTGGTGGAGGGACAAAGGAACGCTACTTGGCTCGTCTATTTGCTATGCGGTTTACTGATCACTCCCGTTTGGCTGTCTATGGAAATATGAACAATCTAAATGACGACCGTAAGCCCGGTGAGAATGACAATTGGTCGCCTTCTGATCTTTTTGGTGGGTTGACACAGCAACAGTTAGGAGGTCTTGACTATAATATAGATGCACGCAGTGGTAAGTATAAACTTAGTGGAAATGCACAGGTTAGGCATGCTGACAACACGATAGTGAATAACACTAATCGTACAAATTTCCTTGCTAACGGAGATACATACGACCGTATTGTAGCTAATAATAGAAATCATAATTTTACGCTCTCCACCGATCATCAGTTCTATTTTGAGTTTAAGAATGCCAACTTGAATATCAAGCCATGTTTTAACTACCAATATTATAACAATAAAAGTGGATATTCTTCGCTGACGCTTAATCGTAGTTTTACGTCTTTCTCAAAGGCGCAGTTGGATAGTTTGTACACACCAATGATAGGTAGGGAGTTGATTCGCACAGCCATTAACAGAAATCTTCGCAATGGATTATCAATTGGACATTCTTTAGAAGGTTCGGTTTCGATGGAGTCGTTAATTAAGTTCAAGCACTCGCCCGACCACGTCACCCTTTATGCTGATGCTTCTTTGAGGCATGCTACTGAGGATAGCTTTGACCGTAACCGCATTGATTATTATACCAACGGTCTGCAAAGTAATACAGACTTCCGCAACCGATATTTCAACAACCGTCCTGACCACGGCTATAGCATGACAGGTAAGGTGACTTACAGCTATTTAGTAAAGCGTGGCTTGTTCTTCGACTTTAGTTATAAATACAATCGGACTACCTCAAACCGATATTCTTCACTCTATCGTCTTGACCAGTTAGCAGATTGGGGAATTAATTCAGAGCACGAGCTTGGAATACTTCCTTCTGTGGAGGCTTATAACAGAGTAATGGATATTCATAATAGTTATGACAGCAGGCAGACTGATAATACCCATACCCTCGGTGCCTTTCTTGTATGGAATAAGAGAACGACGAAGTCGGAGTGGTGGGCACAGCTTGTACCTAATTTATCGCTGCTTTCACGGACGATGCATTATCATAGTGGAAATGTAGATACGACTTTTACGAAACGTTCTATACTTTACAATATGTATAGTACGTTCATCAAATGGCGTAGTACTGATCACAAATATGAATTCATGTTTCAATATCATGTGAACGGGCAAGCGCCAGACATGAACCTGTTTGTAAACATCCTCAATACCACTGATCCATTAAACGTAACAATGGGTAATACCAACTTGAAACCATCCTATAAGCACGAACTTATATCACACTTCCTACGTATATATCCGAAAAAAGGTCTGATGTGGTTAATAGAGGCTCAATATATCCCCACTGTTAACGCTATTGCTATGGGCTATACCTACGACAAGGCTACAGGACAGCGAACATTCAGACCAGACAATGTGAATGGTAATTGGCACGGTCAGCTTGCTTTAGGTGGTGCTGGACCATTGACCAAAAACCGCAAGTTGGATTTTAAAGCTATGGCTGGGTTAAGATATGAGAAGAGTGTCGACCTTATTGGTTTGGCAGGCACGTCTGCATCTAATAGGAGCATAGTAGAATCGTTAAACTATATTGGTGATTTACAGCTGAACTATAGGCTTGGACAATCTTCCATTGGTTTCATTAGTAAAGGAAACTGGGCACATGTCGATGGCACTCGTGAAGACTTTGAGGCATTTAATGTGAGTGATTTCAATTACGGTTTAACAGCACAATTACAGTTGCCATGGGATTTCCGACTTGGGACTGACCTGACAATGTACAGTCGCCGAGGTTATTTAGATAAGTCGATGAATAGCGATGATTTGGTGTGGAACGCTCGTCTGTCACGATCATTCTTCAAAGGACAACTTACCTTATTGCTTGATGGCTTCGACATTCTTGGTCAACTGAATAATGTCACACGGACGATGAATGCACAAGGAATCACAGAAACTTACAGTAATGTTATTCCCCGCTACGTGATGCTACATGCCGTCTATCACTTCAATATTATTCCTAAGAAAAAATGA
- a CDS encoding S-ribosylhomocysteine lyase, with amino-acid sequence MNSELSKIPSFTIDHERLLRGIYVSRKDEVGGETVTTFDIRMKEPNREPVLHVGAIHAIEHLAATFLRNDDEWKDRVIYWGPMGCLTGNYLILRGDLESKEIVDLMRRTFQFVADFEGEIPGAAPRDCGNYLLHDLPMAKWESRKFLTEVLDNITDANLVYPEK; translated from the coding sequence ATGAATTCTGAATTAAGTAAGATTCCTTCCTTTACCATTGACCACGAGCGTTTGCTGCGTGGCATTTATGTGAGTCGTAAGGACGAAGTGGGTGGCGAGACCGTTACCACCTTCGACATCCGTATGAAAGAACCAAATCGTGAGCCAGTGTTGCACGTCGGTGCTATCCACGCTATTGAACACTTGGCTGCCACCTTCCTCCGTAATGATGACGAGTGGAAAGATCGTGTTATCTATTGGGGTCCAATGGGCTGTCTGACTGGTAACTACCTCATCCTTCGTGGCGACCTTGAGTCGAAAGAGATTGTCGACCTCATGCGCCGCACCTTCCAATTCGTTGCCGACTTCGAGGGTGAAATCCCCGGTGCTGCTCCACGCGACTGTGGTAACTACTTGCTCCACGACCTGCCTATGGCGAAGTGGGAGTCACGTAAGTTCCTCACCGAGGTGCTGGACAACATCACCGATGCTAACCTCGTTTATCCGGAAAAGTAG
- a CDS encoding D-Ala-D-Ala carboxypeptidase family metallohydrolase → MINDSHSNEIDFEERLSPHFTVGEMMRSGKAVNMGVKNVPEVNPALGEASREEVIANLRELCRCVLEPLRRRVGRVIVVGGYRCEAVNRAVHGAEHSQHLRGEAADIHVTGLEMCRKYAAILAQTDFDQMILEPQDSMIKRWIHVSYKRNGKNRHQILGAK, encoded by the coding sequence ATGATCAACGATAGTCATTCTAATGAGATAGATTTTGAGGAGCGACTCTCTCCACATTTTACGGTGGGCGAGATGATGCGCTCGGGAAAGGCGGTGAACATGGGTGTTAAGAACGTGCCTGAGGTGAATCCTGCGCTTGGAGAGGCTTCGAGAGAGGAGGTGATAGCGAATCTTCGGGAGCTTTGTAGATGCGTCTTAGAACCGCTTAGACGGCGTGTGGGACGTGTGATAGTTGTGGGAGGTTATCGCTGCGAGGCTGTGAATAGGGCTGTTCATGGGGCTGAACATTCGCAACATTTGCGGGGAGAGGCGGCTGATATTCATGTGACAGGACTGGAAATGTGCCGGAAATATGCGGCAATTCTTGCTCAAACAGACTTCGATCAGATGATTCTTGAACCACAAGATTCGATGATTAAACGGTGGATTCACGTCAGCTATAAGCGAAATGGGAAGAATAGACACCAGATTTTAGGAGCTAAATAG
- a CDS encoding 5'-methylthioadenosine/adenosylhomocysteine nucleosidase, translating to MKIGIIVAMDKEFAQLKAILSNTETKHFNHKDFVTGRLGEKEIILQQCGIGKVNSAIGAVEMINHYHPDLVISSGCAGGADTSLEVTDVVVATECAYHDAYCGDEVAYGQIIGMPARFKAPTELIEKALSLNNLPDCKDLHVKAGLTVSGEWFVNSREKMQQIMDHFPEATAVDMESCSIAQVCHIYQTPFVSFRVISDVPLKDNKASQYYDFWERIANGSFEVTKQFINLIQNSEFRIHNYDYRGRQSL from the coding sequence ATGAAAATAGGAATCATCGTTGCGATGGACAAAGAGTTCGCGCAACTTAAAGCAATTCTTTCCAACACCGAGACGAAACATTTTAATCATAAAGACTTCGTTACGGGACGGTTGGGAGAGAAGGAAATCATTCTGCAGCAGTGTGGTATCGGTAAGGTAAATTCTGCCATCGGTGCTGTAGAGATGATTAATCATTACCACCCTGACCTTGTTATCTCAAGTGGTTGTGCGGGTGGGGCTGACACTTCATTGGAGGTTACTGATGTGGTGGTGGCAACGGAGTGTGCTTACCACGATGCCTACTGTGGAGATGAGGTGGCTTACGGTCAGATTATCGGTATGCCTGCTCGCTTCAAGGCTCCTACGGAGTTGATTGAAAAGGCGCTGTCGTTGAACAACCTACCTGATTGTAAGGACCTGCATGTCAAGGCAGGACTGACCGTCAGTGGCGAGTGGTTTGTTAACTCACGTGAGAAGATGCAACAGATTATGGACCACTTCCCAGAGGCGACAGCTGTCGACATGGAGAGTTGTTCTATTGCGCAGGTCTGCCACATCTATCAAACTCCCTTCGTCTCCTTCCGTGTCATCAGCGATGTTCCGCTCAAAGACAACAAAGCCAGCCAGTACTACGACTTCTGGGAGCGCATTGCTAATGGCAGCTTTGAGGTGACGAAACAATTTATTAATTTAATTCAGAATTCAGAATTCAGAATTCATAATTATGATTACCGAGGTAGGCAGAGTTTATAG